TTGAATTTCCAGTTCTCCAGAGAGCTTCAGCACAAAGAAAAGCTTGGGTTTCAGGGATGGTGCCTGACAGGGCATCGCTGAAAATAAATCATGCCCATCacatacatgtttttaattttgtccaGATTCTATTTCAGAATAATTTGGATCACATGAATAGAATTCTACACAAACTAAAACCTGACTAATTTGCTTCCTTCACAAATAACACTTTTTATTATTCTAGTTCTACATCTGTAGCTATATGGCTGTATCCATTTATtcgtatgtatgtgtgtgtgtataagttcTCTTCCATTGTCATCACAATGTGATGGTAGGCtttattcagaaaacatttatcataataaatattataagtaTCATTCATGTTAGTCCAGACttcatatttattgtttttaacgACTACACGATATTCCATTAAGGGGATATGCTTAACCACTTAGTCCCCTGTTATTgggcatttgttttatttccctgtttggttatttttaaactCCATGAATCACTTTGTACTTTACTTTGTTTCTCTCTTGGATCTCTTCTTAGGCTCTATTCCTTTACCCCAACTCTTATCTAATTGGTTTAGACACACATATAGGCTTAACAGAATAATCGCAGAAATTAACAGGAATAGTAGAAGGAGGCAGAGCCTGTAGGAGAAAGTATTAATGACAGAAGCTAGTTATTCATAAAGGTAGTAACGAATAAAGTGTATTAGTGTTTAGCCTGACCCTCATTCTTGTCACCCCCAGCTATCTCTTTGATCCGGTTCAAGTGCCCTCCCCTGGCTATGTCAACGAGGTGAACAGCTGCAAGGTGGATGAAGGTGACGTGGGTAAACTGAAAGGCAAACAGAGCGGCCAAGTCCTCGTGCACAAAAACGAGCTGCAGAGCGAGGGCCTGAAGAGGACGGCCAGCAGAGGCAGAGCCTGTGGCGGGCAGGAGCCCCACTGGCCTCCCCCCGGACCGCCCCCTCAGGGGGACACGGCGGGGGGATACTGTGCGGACAGAGCTGGCAGTGCCATCAACGGCATTGGCCCCGCCCCCCTGCAGCCCACTGGGGATCATGGGCCCCACCGGGGAGACAGGGGCTCCTGCGTCAGGACCGCGCACAGCGTCGCCCCAACTCAACCCTTCCCGGAAGGAGGGGGCCCCGGACAACAGGACAGTGTGCTGCCGGCCTCGCAAGAGACCCAGCTCATCCGAAATGGGGACTCCAGAGCTTCTTCCAGGGCAGAAGGTCCTGCCTTGCGAGTACAAGACCATGACCTCCAGATACCGGCCCCGGATTACCCTCCCTTTCGGGGCTCCACTGTAGACAAAGCTGATCCGGAAGAAAAGCACTGTCTTTCCAAGAGCCAGACTGACGAAGAAGCCCCGGCGGGAATTTCCCCCAGGGTCGGGGAGCACGGTTTGAACATGCCCTTCCCCTTGAAGAGAAGCTGGGATTCGTTAAGCGAGGCCGTGGCAACAGAAGGCCTAAGTGTCTACTTTGAAGCAGAGGATGCTGCTCAGGCCGCGCCCCTGGTCGATTCCAGAACCGGCTGGGAGGATGCACCTGGCTCCGCGGGAGAGCCGGGTAGGGACGCGGAGGATGAGGATGCGGCCGTGGCCGAAGCCCTCGCAGCCTTAGAGGCAGCTACCGCTGGAGAAGACGTGGACGAGGCAGATTAGGGCCCTGAGCAGGTGTCGCTGCGCGCACGTGGGGTGCGCGTGCTCCGTGGTCGGAGCTGGTGCCCCGCAGCCTGTGCCCCCCGCAGCCTTACAGGTTGTTTGCGTCAGCGTCCGCTCTGATGATCGCGGGTGCCCGCGCCAGGTCGCTTGCTGTTAAGTATGGACAGCACCACTGTGTGGACGGGCGATCACTCAGGGCGCCAGAATAAAAATCAGAGTGCAGGTGCCCACAGCGCATGCGGGAATCAAACAGCCTACTCGTCGACCCACAGATCTCCCTCCAGAACATCTGGGACAGATGTTCTTGAGAATGCTCTGAAATCCCAGCGCTTaatccccaccacccccaccaccaaggGCACAGAATCACGGAACATTCTGTTTGTAAATTCGTTGTCTTGCTTTTGAGAGCCAGACATTGTACCCAACCTGGAAAAAGTAGCTACCCCCACTGAAAGTGCCTAGTGTGTCCCCAGAGCATGGCTTGCCTTCAGGGACAGTCACCCAGGGAACTAATCACTAACCACTTGTTTGACATGGAGTTAAACTCAGCAGGCTTCAGGATGGAGCAGAAGCCACCAGTAAGCAAATGGTTAGTCATTAGCTGTGATATTAAGACACCTTGACCTTAACTTTTttacattattactttttaatctCCTTTGGGACTGGGGAGGCTGgccaaaataattctgaaaactGCTTGTGTTGTATTTGAGTTTTAAGTTCATGAGATTGGGAAGAGCGAAGAGATAGATGTTTTACGCCACCTAATGTCGATTCTgattaaaatataacaacatatgTGTCTGTCTGTCGTAACTCAAAGGTAGTTCTCATTTCCCAGACTGAGTGTCAGTAAGCCTTGATGTTTCTCTCCATTTCGAGGGCTGCACTACTGAGTTACAGGTGAGGAGAACCAGTCCGTTCACTGAGAATGGCTTTGGCTGTTTGTCCCTGCCGTTCAAACTCATGACACCACATGCTCCGATCTTACCTAAGGATGAGCCACAGCCCTCTCTGGATGCCAGCCTTCTGGTTTATAAAAGCAAGAACTGCCATCTGACATGACTCAGTGGAGAATGTAGAGGATGGTCAAGTCTCTCTGGAAAACTATGAACATGGGAGATGCTCTCATATGGCATTTCATAACACAGGCTCTGAAACCTGGCTGACCTTGGTTTGATTTCCAGCTTTGCCACACGACCTCAGGCAAATAAGTTTTCCCTTCTACTTGCCCATCCGTTAAGTGAGAATAATAGTATGTATTTGTAAAGATTGAATGAGATTATGCAGGTAtttatcacagtgcctggcacacagtaggcacgcAACCAAATGCTAAGTCttaccatttgttaaaaataaatccttgaaGAATGGTTTTATGTCCTCACGACTGAAAACTCTAATACTGTCAATGTCATCACTGCACTCTGgtgatcatttaaataaaaaggtgATTTCTGAGCTTCCCGGCATCTTTAAGGATGGCGCCCTTACAAATGCTTACCAGACATAACATTACCCTGGGTTTGTTTGGTGACATGCCAGCTCTACATACAAGGTCACACCAAGCACTGAAAATACAAGCTGTTGTCATTGTTAATTGCATAATCGGTGGATTTGCTATTGTACTTAGTACACGGAATGCTTCCTCTTTGAGAGTGGTCCCTTCAAGAGTTTCCCAAAGTGTATCTGTTGGGATTAGGTTCAGCCCGTGTGATAAATGGCTTATGTAAAAATAGAGATGTATTTAGAAGAAGTCCGGAGTTAGTAGTCCAGGGTGATAAGAGTTCCATCCTATCAGCTACCTGTGCTCCTATCATCTTGGCTTCCTTCTCAAGATTACTGTGTATTCCAATCAT
The sequence above is a segment of the Zalophus californianus isolate mZalCal1 chromosome 2, mZalCal1.pri.v2, whole genome shotgun sequence genome. Coding sequences within it:
- the C2H4orf19 gene encoding uncharacterized protein C4orf19 homolog, whose translation is MGCRCCKMIQSYLFDPVQVPSPGYVNEVNSCKVDEGDVGKLKGKQSGQVLVHKNELQSEGLKRTASRGRACGGQEPHWPPPGPPPQGDTAGGYCADRAGSAINGIGPAPLQPTGDHGPHRGDRGSCVRTAHSVAPTQPFPEGGGPGQQDSVLPASQETQLIRNGDSRASSRAEGPALRVQDHDLQIPAPDYPPFRGSTVDKADPEEKHCLSKSQTDEEAPAGISPRVGEHGLNMPFPLKRSWDSLSEAVATEGLSVYFEAEDAAQAAPLVDSRTGWEDAPGSAGEPGRDAEDEDAAVAEALAALEAATAGEDVDEAD